The following DNA comes from Acidobacteriota bacterium.
GGGCTGGCTGGTGGCGGCCATGCCGTCACGGGCCAGAACCTCGGAGCGGGTAGCCCATCTCCTGCCCGCCACCGCCACCTGCTGGCCTTCAAAAAGAGAAACGCCCATCCCGGATCCGGCATCCATAGTCACCTCGGCTCCTGGCTCGTTTGGGCCAGCACCTCTTCCAGAAAACCCTGCATCCGGTCGTGGTGCGACCCCTTCCAGTAGACGCGTTCGCACTCCGGGCACCACCGGAATTCCCGATAATGCTCCCGGGTTCGCGGCAGCAACCTGGAAGCCACCTCGTCGCTGGGGATTGACTCGATCGCCCCGTTGCAGCGCAGGCACCGTCCGAAGGGCTCCAGCCTGTCCCAAAGGCCGAATCGCCGCACCACTTCGATCAGCTGAAGCCGCGGACTCGTTGCCCGGATCCAATACCCGTAGGTAACCTGGCTCCGCTTCAGCAAACCCCGATCGCGAGTCAGCAGGATGCGGCGCTCGGCGTTGGACAGACGGGCCAGGCTCGCGTCCTCGAAGTCTCTCCGGTAGAGGCTGTCGAATCCCAACAGGCGCAGGAAGGAAGCCAGCTTCCCCAGGTGGACGTCCAGGACGAAACGGAGCTCCGGCAGCGGTCGAGGACGGACCCGAAGAATCGGTCCGACATCGATGGATTCGAACCGGGGGTAGAAGCTGATCCGGTCTCCGTCCCGGACGCGGTAGCTGAAGTCCACCGAATCTCCGTTGGCCAGAATCAGATCCAACTCGGTGTGGGGCACTCCCAGAGACTCCACCATATCCTTGACCGATACCTGGCCGCTGAAGGAATGGTCAAAGCCCCCCGGACCGTCGCCATTGCTTGCGGCCGGTAGGCAATCCTGCAACTCGGCATAGAATCGCAGATGAGCGGTGGCCATTACCAGATATAGTCCTTGGCCAGCGGCCTCTTGTCGAACCCGTCCAGAACGTGAACGACCCGGATCTTTTTGACGCTGACCGGAGAGAGCTGTCCGATGGGCAGATAGACGATCTTGCGCCCCATCCTGGAGGCAACGGTGCGAAAGATGGATCGGGGCGGACGGGCCGCCACGTAGACCACGAATCTCTCCAGCGTGTAGTCCAGACCCGCCAGCAGCAGGGTCTCCGCCTTGCTTTCCGCCATCCCGTAGTCCGGGTCCTGCCAGACGTCCAGCATGCGGCGCGGAGGGTAGGAGAGCAGGAAGCCGCCATACTCGGCCCGGGAAATCCCCGGTCCCACGATCCGCTCGTAGGGGTTGGTGGAATAGAAGGCCATGTCCGATTCCTGCGCATGCTCCCCCAGCCAGGTTGTGCACCAGTGGTAGCGGTTCTCCAGGTCCTCGTCAAAGACGACCACCACGGCCCCCACCTCACCCGAGACCCGCTGGTACTCCCGGACGTACAATTGCCCCTGGTGCCAGTTCCGCAGTGTCTCGCGGACGTCGATGCCGTCCAGCAGGGAGGTCTTGAAGACTTCCACCCTGGACCTTTCCGCCGAAAGAACGCTTTTCCCCTTTTTCTTGAGGAATGCCCCGTAGTCTTCCAGGACCAGGTCCTCGGGAGGGTAGGAACAGATGCCGCTGCCGTCGAATTGGCGGGCCCATTCGCCCGGCGCCGATTCCTTTCTGCGGCCCCTCAGACCATAGGGGCGCACCCGGGTCTTGCGTCGGGGCAACCGGCGCCTGAGCTGGATTCGCCTCATGTTGGCGTAAAGCTCTTCTCCTGAAATCCTGACGGTCATGAGATCCGACTGGGTCCTTTGGTGAGGAGTGCCGCCGGCCAGTTCCCAAAGATCCCAGGCGTAGTTGTCGTCCACCACCGAACGGGCCGAAACCGTCAGGTCAAAGAGTCCGGCCACCAGTTGCCGGTCCAGGAAAGCCAGGTTTCGAGCGTAGCGCCCCAGCAAGCGTCGTTGCCAGTGAGAGACCTTTTCGCCGGTGGCTGCGCCGTATCGACTTTCCGATTCAGCCAGAAGCCGGAAAACCATGCGCTGGCGGTCGATGCTCCGGACGCCTGCCACAGGCGCATTATCCTCGGAAGCACCGGTGCGCCGGGCCGGCCTGGCCCTCCACCTCACCCTCCTGGCCGTTCGTTCCACGATGGACTCCAGGGACTGCAGCGGATCCTCCACCGGGGAGGTAATCACCCTGAAGGGTTGGTTGCCGTGCCCGGGCAGCGGGTCGGATGTGACTGACTCAACCCTCCCGGCCTGCGAGGGCCGGCGGCAGCGCTCGTAGACTGCCTGGAAAAAGGGAGGCTCCAGCAGCACTTCGGCCAGGCACTCGGGGTGGAGGTTGAGCACCTGAATTCCGGTCCGTCTCTGGTGTGCCAGGGGCTCGGCCTGGGGCTTTTCGAGGGCCTTGAGCACCAGGGGAAATAGATTCAGGGAAAGCACTACCCAGACGGCTTGCCGTCCGGGGAGCGATTGCAGTCTCCAGGCCATGCCTTGAGCCTGCCGGCGAAGCTGGTGTCCGGCCGGCCGGGGGTAGGCGAGCCAGCTCTCCACAAACCTTGAATAACCGATTCGCCGAACCGCGTAGGAGTCGGGATAATTCTCCGGGGGATGGGCCGGCCGGTCCAGGTCGGGATCCACGAAGTGGGCAGCGGCATTCACCTCCCGGCCGCTGCGAAGCGCCTCCATGAAGGGGTCGGTAATTTCTACAGGGACGTAGACGGCATCCTGTCCGGATTTGTCCGGGTAGAGGATCACCGAAAACTCCGGTAGCCGGCTCACGGCCCGGAGGGTCGCCGCCTTCAGCGTTTGGGGCAGCTCGACGGCGATCCGTCGGGGGCGATGGGCCAGGATGGCCCGCCGAACTTCAGCGGCGAACTCCATTCGCCCGGGCACCACCGGCAGAAAGCGAAAGCGCCCTCGCCTCCAGCCGTCCGCCTTTTCAGTGCCGCCCATAACGGAGGGCCTCCTGGCCGAGGGTCTGCAGGATGGCAGTCTCCAGCGCGCGGGCGCGGCCCCGTCCCGGAGACATTTCGGCCAGCTTCATGGCGAATCTGGCG
Coding sequences within:
- a CDS encoding twitching motility protein PilT produces the protein MATAHLRFYAELQDCLPAASNGDGPGGFDHSFSGQVSVKDMVESLGVPHTELDLILANGDSVDFSYRVRDGDRISFYPRFESIDVGPILRVRPRPLPELRFVLDVHLGKLASFLRLLGFDSLYRRDFEDASLARLSNAERRILLTRDRGLLKRSQVTYGYWIRATSPRLQLIEVVRRFGLWDRLEPFGRCLRCNGAIESIPSDEVASRLLPRTREHYREFRWCPECERVYWKGSHHDRMQGFLEEVLAQTSQEPR